CCTGGCCGTGCGCAAAGGCCTGGCCTTGCTGGCCCAGAGCGGCCTGGGCCAAGGCCGCCTGCTGCTGATCGGCTCGGCACTGAGCGAGCAGGAACGCGCCGGCATCCTCCAGGCCCTGGGTCGCCAGGGCCCAAGCCTGTTGATGCTGGGTATCGGCAGTGCCGAGGGCGCGCCGGTGCGCCAGGCCAACGGCGAGTACCTGAAGGACGCGCAAGGCGCCATCCTCGTGCCGCGCCTGGACAGCGCCTCGCTCAAGGCTTTCATCAGCGGCACCGGCGGGCGCTACCGCCATGCCCGCATCGACGACCTCGACCTGCGTGGCCTGGGGCTGTTCGACAACCCGCGCCTGCTGCACAACGACGGCCAGACCTTGCAACTGGACAGCTGGGCCGACCAGGGATACTGGTTGCTGCTGCCCCTGTTGCTGCTCGCCGCCTGCGCCGGCCGGCGCGGCTGGTTGTTCTGCCTGCCGCTGCTGCTGGCGCTGCCGCAGCCGAGCCAGGCCTTCGAGTTCAACGACCTGTGGCTGCGCCCGGACCAGCAGGGCCAACGGCTGCTCGAACGGCAACAACCGACCGCCGCCGCCAGGCACTTCGCAGACCCACAATGGCGCGGCATGGCCCTGTACCAGGCCGGCGACTTCGAAGGCGCGGCAGCGGCCTTCGCCCAAGGCAGTAGCGCCGCCGCGCACTACAATCGAGGCAATGCCCTGGCCCGCGCCGGTGAGCTGGAAGCGGCGCTGGACGCCTACGAGCAAGCCCTGGAGCGCCAGCCCGAGCTCAAGCCTGCGCTGGACAACCAGGCGCTGGTCCAGCAACTGTTGCAGCAACGCCAGGCCAAGGCCCAGGAGCAACCCGCCGACGCCGATGCCCAGGGCAGCCCGGGCAACGACACCGAGGGCAACAGCAGCTCGGCCAGCAGCCAGCCCCAGGGCACGCCCGGCAGCGACGAGCAGGCCCAGGCCCAGGCTTCCGGCGACAGCAACGGCAACACCCAGGCACCGCCCGGCAACACCGGCGGCGACGATGACAGCGTCACCCAGCCGCCACAGCGGCCGCTCTCCACCAGCCTCGACGCCGAACAGCGCCAGGCCCTGGAACAATGGCTGCGGGAGATTCCCGACAACCCGGCAGAGCTGCTGCGGCGCAAATTCTGGTACGAACAGCAATTGCATCAGGAAACCCCACGATGAGTCGCCTCGGCGTCTGTCTCCTTGGCCTGCTGTGGAGCCTCGCGGCCCAGGCCGAACCTACCCTGCAGGCCAGTGTCGACCGCACGCGCCTGGAGGCCGGCGAAACCCTGGAACTGACCCTCGAGAGCCAGGACGTGACCCAGTTCGGCAAGCCCGACCTGCGCGCCCTGGAAAGCGACTTCGAAGTGCGCGGCACGCGCCAGCTCAACAGCCTGCACAGCCTGGACGGCGAAACCCGCGCCAGCACCCGCTGGATCATCACCCTGCTACCACGGCGCAGCGGCAGCCTGAGCATCGCGCCACTGCAACTGGGGCAGGCCCGCAGCCAGCCGATCGAGCTGCAGGTGCAGCAGGCCGACAGCCAGCGCCCGGACGTG
The window above is part of the Pseudomonas muyukensis genome. Proteins encoded here:
- a CDS encoding vWA domain-containing protein, whose translation is MIDLWPQWLRPLWLLAVPLLGWLLFKLWHRRKRAGRWQLILPQPFHAVLLGGGRGGSGKLPWIALGLAWLLVVLALLGPSWQRLEETRQRPADPLVILLELTPQMLAEDSAPNRLEQARRKVLDLLEHRRDSQTALIVYAGSAHTLVPLSDDLGTTRNLLEAIDPSIMPQPGQRADLAVRKGLALLAQSGLGQGRLLLIGSALSEQERAGILQALGRQGPSLLMLGIGSAEGAPVRQANGEYLKDAQGAILVPRLDSASLKAFISGTGGRYRHARIDDLDLRGLGLFDNPRLLHNDGQTLQLDSWADQGYWLLLPLLLLAACAGRRGWLFCLPLLLALPQPSQAFEFNDLWLRPDQQGQRLLERQQPTAAARHFADPQWRGMALYQAGDFEGAAAAFAQGSSAAAHYNRGNALARAGELEAALDAYEQALERQPELKPALDNQALVQQLLQQRQAKAQEQPADADAQGSPGNDTEGNSSSASSQPQGTPGSDEQAQAQASGDSNGNTQAPPGNTGGDDDSVTQPPQRPLSTSLDAEQRQALEQWLREIPDNPAELLRRKFWYEQQLHQETPR